TGAATGAAGTTGTGAAAGCTGCAGAGCAAGGCAAGTTCATCCTTGGCATCTGTAACGGTTTCCAAATCCTGACCGAAGCTAACCTTCTGCCAGGCGCACTGATCCGCAACACAGGCCTTAAATTCCGTTGTCAGCAGCAGCTGCTTGAAGTTGTGAACAACGGCACGGCATTCACGAACCAATACTCGCAAGGCGAGATTATCGATATTCCGATTGCGCACGGCGAAGGCAACTATTATTGCGATGACGCAACACTTGCCGAGCTGAAAGCAAATAACCAAATCGTGTTCCGCTACGCAGGCGATACGAACCCGAACGGTTCGGTTGAGAACATTGCGGGTATCAGCAACAAAAAGGGTAATGTCGTTGGCATGATGCCTCACCCGGAGCGCGCGGTTGATCAAATCCTCGGCTCGGAAGACGGCAAACGGATGTTTACATCGATTTTGAATGCATGGAGGGAACAACATGGCGCAGCAATTAACGGCTAAGGAACCAACTGCCGAGCAAATCGTCGAGCAAAAGATTTATCAACAATTCGGTGTATCGGATTATGAGTTCGAGCTTATCTGCGGTTTTCTCGGCCGTACACCTAACTACACGGAAATCGGCGTATTCAGCGTTATGTGGTCCGAGCATTGCGCGTACAAGAACTCCAAGCCAATCCTGAAGAAATTCCCGATCACCGGACCTCGCGTCCTGATGGGGCCAGGCGAAGGCGCTGGTATCGTCGATATCGGCGACAACCAAGCGGTTGTATTCAAGATCGAATCGCATAACCATCCATCCGCGGTTGAGCCTTACCAAGGCGCTGCTACAGGTGTTGGCGGCATTATCCGCGACATTTTCTCGATGGGTGCACGTCCGGTAGCTCTGCTGAACTCGCTTCGTTTCGGCAAGCTTGAGAATGATCGCGTGAAATACTTGTTCGAGAACGTTGTCAGCGGTATCGCTGGCTACGGTAACTGTATCGGTATTCCTACCATTGCAGGCGAAGTGATGTTCGATGAAAGCTATGAAGGCAACCCGCTTGTTAACGCAATGTGCGTAGGTCTTATCGATCATGATAAAATCCAACGCGGCGTAGCAAAAGGCGTTGGTAATCCGGTCTTCTACGTTGGTCCTGCAACGGGCCGCGACGGTATCCACGGCGCGACATTCGCATCCGTTGAGCTGACGGAAGAATCCGAAGAGAAACGTACTGCCGTACAAGTCGGCGATCCGTTCATGGAGAAGCTCGTTATGGAGTCTACTCTGGAACTGATCAACTCCGGTATCGTACTTGGCATTCAAGATATGGGCGCAGCGGGCCTCACTTGCTCGAGCGCAGAGATGGCTTCCAAAGCCGGCAATGGCCTTGAGCTGTACCTCGATGAAGTTCCGCAGCGTGAGACAGGCATGACGCCTTACGAAATGATGTTGTCGGAGTCGCAGGAACGCATGTTGTTCGTTGTTGAGCCGCAGCATGAAGCACAAGCGCAGGAAATCTTCGACCGTTGGGGCGTTATTTGTAAAAAAGTTGGTAAAGTAACCGATGACGGACGCCTTCGTCTGTTCCATCAAGGCGAGCAAGTGGCTGATATGCCGGTTAAAGCGCTCGTTGACGAGTGCCCGGTTTATGAAAAACCATCCCAAGAGCCGGCTTACTACCGTACGAATGCAACGCTTGATACAGCTGCATTCACTGAAGTAACGGACCTGACAGGCGCTCTTGAGAAAGTACTCGCTTCGCCAACCGTGGCAAGCAAAGAGTGGGTTTACAACCAATATGACTACATGGTTCGTACATCAACAGCTGTACAGCCTGGTTCCGACGCAGCGGTTGTTACGATTCGCGGCACTCGCAAAGGCCTTGCGATGACAACTGACTGTAACGGTCGTTACGTATACCTGGATCCTGAAGTAGGCGGACGTATCGCAGTAGCAGAAGCTGCCCGCAACATCGTATGTTCCGGTGCAGAACCGCTTGCGATTACCGATAACCTGAACTTCGGCAGCCCTGAGAAGCCGGAAGTATTCTGGCAGATCGAGAAAGCTGCAGACGGCATGTCCGAAGCTTGCCGCGTGCTTGATACGCCGGTAATCGGCGGCAACGTAAGCTTGTACAACGAGAACGCAAAAGGCGCGATCTACCCAACTCCGGTAATCGGTATGGTTGGTCTCGTACATGATGTGGATCACATCACGACACAAGGCTTCAAAAAAGAAGGCGACGTGATCATCCTTGTTGGCGACACAAAAGCAGAATTTGGCGGCAGCGAGCTGCTTTACGTACTGAACGGTGCGGCTGAAGGCCGTCCGCCGGCAATTGATCTGGCAACGGAGAAAAACATGCTTGGCGCTGTTCTGACAGCGATCCAAGGCGGTCTTGTTGCTTCGGCGCATGACTTGTCCGAAGGCGGTCTTGCAGTAGCTCTTGCGGAATCCGCAATCAGCGGCGGAATCGGCGCAGAAGTAAACGTAACAACGGATCTTCGTCCGGATCACATGCTCTTCTCCGAGTCGCAATCGCGTATCCTGCTCTCGGCTACACCTGAGAAAGCAGCAGCATTGCAGGCGCATCTGACTGAGCAAGGCGTAGTAAATGCAGCAATCGGTACGGTAAAAGGCAGCAGCCTGACCATCAACGTAAATGGCAAATCCGGCGTTCATGCACCGGTACAACAACTGGAGAAGGTCTGGAAGGATGCGATTCCATGTCTGATGAAATAAAACAGCATAAGCTGTGGACGGGAAATCATTATAACGAAGGCATTGGCCGTGACGATATGTTTGACAAATTGCGCGAGGAATGCGGCGTGTTCGGGGTATTTAATGTCCCGAATGCGTCCTCCCTCAGCTATTACGGCCTTCATGCTCTCCAGCATCGCGGAGAGGAAAGTGCAGGGATCTGTACAGTGGATACGGAGGCGGGCAACCGCTTCTCCTACCACCGCGGTATGGGGCTCGTGAAGGAAGTGTTTGATAAAGAGCGGATTCAGTCGCTCGCTGGCGATCGCTCTATTGGCCACGTTCGTTATTCAACAGCTGGGGAGAGCAAGCTGGCGAATGCGCAGCCGCTTATTTTCCGTTATCGGGATGGCGATCTGGCGGTTGCGACAAACGGTAATATCGTAAATGCGCCGGAGATCCGCAAGGAGCTGGAGAGCCAAGGCTCGATCTTCCAAACCTCCAGCGATACGGAAGTTATTGCTCACTTGATCGCTCGTTCGTCGAAGAGCTTCGAGGAAGCAGCAAAAGATGCGCTCCAGCGTATTATTGGCGGCTTCGCGTTCCTTATCATGACGAACGACAAACTGCTCGTAGCTTCTGATCCTAACGGACTTCGTCCATTAGTAATGGGCCGAATCGGCGACGGTTATGTATTCTCTTCCGAATCGTGTGCATTTGAATCGATCGGCGCAGAATATGTTCGTGACGTACAACCAGGCGAACTGCTTTATCTTGATGCTGACGGTATGCGTGAAGACCGCTATGCAGAAGTGGAGCGCCGGGCAACATGTGCGATGGAATATATTTATTTTGCCCGTCCGGACAGCGATATTAATACAATCAACATCCATTCCGCGCGTAAGCGGATGGGTAAACAGCTTGCGATGGAATCGTTCGTGGATGCAGACATCGTCATCGGCGTACCGGATTCGAGTATTTCGGCGTCTATTGGTTATGCTGAGCAAACAGGCATTCCTTACGAGCTTGGACTTATTAAGAACAAATACACGGGCCGGACGTTTATTCAGCCTTCCCAAGAGCTCCGTGAGCAAGGCGTGAAGATGAAGCTGTCCGCCGTGCGTAAAGTCGTGGAAGGCAGACGTGTTGTTATGATCGACGACTCGATCGTCCGCGGCACGACATCCCGCCGGATCGTGAACATGCTTCGCGAGGCTGGCGCGACGGAAGTCCATGTGCGGATTACATCGCCGCCATTCAAGAACCCTTGCTACTACGGTATTGATACGCCGGACCGCAAGGAGCTGGTTGCTTCTTCGAGAACGGTGCAGGAAATGTGCGAAATGATTAATGCGGACTCTTTATACTTCCTTAGCCATGAAGGTTTTATCGATTCGGTAGGCGGCAATGACGGCGCGTATAACCGCGGCATGTGTCTGGCTTGCTTCGATAACGATTATCCAACACCGGTGGACGAGGAATCGGATAAGAGCTGCAGCTGTTAATAGACAAGTTTATTAAAGGGGTTGACTGGTGTGTCAGAAGCGTACAAAAAAGCCGGAGTCGATATTGCGGCCGGCAATGAAGCAGTCGAACGGATGAAGAAGCATGTTAAGAAAACGTTCCGTCCGGAGGTGCTGACTGATCTCGGCGGTTTTGGCGGTTTGTTTGGCCTTAACAAGGACAAATACGAGGAGCCTGTGCTCGTATCTGGTACGGACGGCGTCGGCACGAAGCTGAAGCTGGCATTCTTGATGGATAAGCATGACACGATTGGCGTTGACGCGGTTGCCATGTGCGTAAACGATATTATCGTACAAGGCGCTGAGCCTCTCTTCTTCCTCGATTATCTGGCATGCGGTAAAGTCGTTCCGGAAAAAATCGAAGCAGTTGTTAAAGGCATCTCCGACGGCTGCGTACAAGCTGGCTGCGCACTGATTGGCGGCGAAACGGCCGAAATGCCTGGCATGTACCAAGGCGACGAGTATGATATCGCCGGCTTTACGGTTGGCGTAGTGGATAAGAAGAAAATCATCGATGGCACTACGATCGCTCCCGGCGACGTTGTTCTTGGTTTCGCTTCAAGCGGTATTCACAGCAACGGCTACTCGCTGGTTCGCCGTCTTCTTCTTGAAGAGTGCGGTTACGCGCTGGACCAACGCCTGCCTGAGCTGAACGACGAAGTTCTTGGCGACGTATTGATCGAGCCTACCCGCATTTACGTGAAATCGGCTTTGAAGCTGATCGAGCAAGTGAATGTTAAAGGCATGGCGCATATTACAGGCGGCGGCTTTATCGAGAATATCCCACGCGTTCTTCCGGAAGGCGTAAACGTAAATGTAGAATACGGCTCGTGGCCAATTCTGCCAATCTTCCAGCTGATGCAGGAAAAAGGCGCAATTACTAACCGCGACATGTTCACAACGTTTAATATGGGCATCGGGTTAATCGTAGTTGTTCCAGCAGAACAAGCAGAAGAAGCTCTTAAAGCAGCAGCTGAGCTTGGTGAAGCAGCATACCGAATCGGTACTGTAACGGAAGGCAACCGTGTCGTTACGTTCACGGGAGCGGACGTTTAATGGGAACACTCCGAATAGCCGTTTTCGCGTCAGGGCAAGGAACGAACTTCCAAGCTCTGACCGATGCGGTGCAGCAAGGCAGGCTCGATGCTTCCATCGAGCTTCTTGTTTGTGATAAGCCTTCGGCGCCGGTTGTAGAACGGGCTCGCAAGGCCGGGGTTGATACCTTTGCGTTTGTTCCTAAGGAGTATGCATCCCGCCAGGCTTATGAAACGGAAATTCTCGAAGAGCTTCGGCGCAGCGGCATTGAGCTGGTTGTGCTTGCGGGTTATATGCGCATTATTACTTCCGTGCTCGTTGAGCCCTATTACGGCCGAATGATTAATATCCATCCGGCTTTGCTGCCTTCTTTCCCCGGCGTTAACGGAATCGGACAAGCGCTCGAATACGGCGTGAAGGTGACGGGCGTTACCGTTCATTATGTGGACGGGGGAATGGACAGCGGACCTATTATTGCTCAAAGCGTAGTTGAAGTCCAAAATGGCGAGACGGAGGACACGCTTGGCGAGCGGATCCATGCAGCCGAACAGCAGTTGTTGCCGCAGGTTGTGCAATGGATAGCGGAAGGCCGCGTGACTCTCGAGGAACGCATCGTTACGGTGAAAGCTTAGCTTAGCAGCTTAATAATATAAGTACCTATTTTGAGGAGGCAATTTCGCGTGGCAATTCGTAGAGCGTTAATTAGTGTATCGGACAAGACTGGCATTGTTGAATTTTCTCGTGAGCTTGCAGCTCAAGGCGTGCAAATCATTTCGACAGGCGGTACGTTTAACCTGCTGGAGAAGGAAGGCATTCCGGTTATCGGCATTTCCGACGTAACAGGCTTCCCGGAAATTTTGGACGGCCGCGTTAAAACTCTTCACCCTGCGGTTCACAGCGGACTGCTGGCGATTCGCGACAATGAAGAGCATCAAAAGGTTATGCAGGAGCTTGGCCTGGATTACATCGATCTTGTGGTTGTTAACCTGTACCCGTTCAAGCAAACAATCGCAAACCCTAACGTGGAATATGAGGACGCAATCGAGAACATCGATATCGGCGGTCCTACTATGCTTCGTTCGGCTGCGAAAAATCATGCATTCGTAACGGTAGTTGTTGATGCTAACGATTATGCGGCTGTAATTGAAGAGATCAAAGCCGGCGGCGACACAACCCTCGAGACTCGCAAACGTCTGACGGCCAAAGTATTCCGCCACACAGCTGCCTACGATGCGCTGATCGCGGACTACCTGACCAAGCAAGTTGGCGAAGAGCTGCCTGAGTCTTACACGGTTACTTACGAGAAAGTGCAGGATCTGCGTTACGGCGAAAACCCGCATCAGAAAGCGGCGTTCTACAGCAAACCGCTTGCTCCTGTCGGCAACATCACAACGGCTGAGCAGCTGCACGGCAAAGAATTGTCCTACAACAACATTAACGACGCGAACGCGGCGCTTGCGATCGTCAAGGAATTCGACGAGCCAGCCTGCGTAGCAGTGAAGCATATGAATCCATGCGGCGTTGGCATCGGCGCTGACATTCACGAAGCATATCAAAAAGCATACGCGGCTGACCCTACTTCGATCTTTGGCGGCATTGTTGCGGCGAACCGTACGATCGGCGTAGAAACAGCAGAGCTGCTGAGCCAAATCTTCCTCGAAATCATCATTGCTCCGGACTTCACGCCTGAAGCGCTGGAAGTGCTGACGAAGAAGAAAAATATCCGTCTTCTGAAGCTGGGCGAGCTGGCCGGTTCCGCGGCTGAACGCAAATCCGACTGGTTGTCGACAACGGTTGACGGCGGCTTGCTTGTCCAAGAGAGCGACGTTCGCAGCTTGACGGAAGCCGACTTGCAGTTCGTAACGAACCGCAAGCCGACGGAAGAAGAACTGAAGCAGCTGCTCTTCGGATGGAAAGTCGTGAAGCATGTGAAATCGAACGCGATTTTGCTGGCGAAAAACAACATGACAATCGGCGTAGGCGCAGGTCAAATGAACCGCGTAGGCGCAGCGCGTATCGCCATCGAGCAAGCGGGCGATAAGGCAGCAGGGGCGGTATTGGCTTCCGATGCATTCTTCCCGATGGGCGACACGGTTGAGCTGGCTGCAAAACACGGCATCACCGCGATCATCCAAACAGGCGGCTCGATCAAGGACGAAGAGTCGATCGCCGCAGCTAACGCGCATAACATTGCGATGGTTATGACCGGCGTTCGCCATTTCAAACACTAAGATTAATATCAGCGGAGCATCTTGCCGCGCTTCTTCTGAAGCATGGCAGGATCGCTTCGCTTTTGGCCATAATCAGATCCATTCAATCAGGGGGAAATAGAAGCGATGAGAATTTTAGTTGTTGGCGGCGGCGGACGCGAGCATGCGGTTGTTTGGGCGCTGAAGAAGAGCGAGAAGGTTAAAGAAGTATTTTGCGCACCGGGTAATGCGGGTATCGCGCAGATCGCGGATTGCGTGCCAATCGCGGTTAATCAATTCGACGAGCTTGTGAAGTTTGCGAAGGATGCGGCGATTGACCTCGTCTTTATCGGTCCGGACGATCCGCTTGCAGCGGGTATCGTAGACGCGTTCGAAGCGCATAACATTCCGGTATACGGCCCGAACAAAGCGGCGGCAGAAATCGAAGGCAGCAAAATCTTCATGAAGGATCTGCTCCGCAAGTACGACATTCCTACAGCGAAATACGAGACGTTCACCGACTATGAGACGGCTCTTACTTACTTGCGCGAGCAATCCGTTCCAATCGTCATCAAGGCGGACGGGCTTGCGGCAGGTAAAGGCGTAACGGTTGCTTACTCCATGGAAGAAGCGGAGAAAGCTCTGAAGGAAGCAATGGTCGACAAGGTGTTTGGCGAAGCAGGCAACCAGATCGTTATCGAGGAATTCCTGGAAGGCCAAGAGATGTCTATCCTTGCTTTTGTTGACGGCGAGACGGTTAAGGCAATGGTACCGGCGCAAGACCATAAGCCGGTATTCGATAACGATAAAGGTCCGAACACAGGCGGCATGGGTACGTACACCCCGCTGCCGCATATCGACCAGGCCATCATCGAGGAATCGATCGAAAATATCATCAAACCAACGGCCAAAGCGATGGTGAGCGAAGGACGTCCGTTCCGCGGCGTGTTGTTCGCCGGTCTGATGATTACGAAGGACGGCCCGAAAACAATCGAATTCAACGCGCGTATGGGCGACCCGGAGACCCAAGTCGTTCTGCCGCGTCTGAAGACCGAGCTGGTTGACGTTGTTCTGGCATCCCTGAACGGACGTCTCGATCAGCTGGAGCTGGAATGGAGCGACGAAGCAGCGGTATGCGTTATCGTAGCATCGGAAGGCTATCCGGCTTCGTATCCGAAAGGCCGCGAGATTACCGGCCTTGATGCGGCTGAAGCGCAGGGCGCTCTCGTGTTCCATGCGGGAACAGCGGAGAAAGACGGCAAGATCGTAACGAGCGGAGGACGCGTACTTGGCGTTGTAGGCCGCGGCCGCGATATTGCGGAAGCTCGTGCCCGCGCCTATGAAGCGGTTAGCGTTATTCATTTCGACGGCATGCACAGCCGTACCGATATTGCAGCAAAAGCGTTGAAGGGCTAAGCCCTTTAGGCAGCAAAAAGACCATCTTCCGGCCGTCGGGGCGGAAGATGGTCTTTTTTTCGTAGAGTCAGTTACTCCTTGTAGAACAACAGGCTGCGTTCAAGGATGATATATACCACGGCAACCACGATGCCGGCGAGCAATAAAACCGTCAGCCAATGGTCGGTAAGCCAAGATATCCACATCGGCATAGGAATCATCTCCTTGGTTGGACATTAGTGTGCTGATTATAGCTTGAGCAAGGAGCTGCTCAACTATTCCTCCGAATGGCATTTAATTGGTGAAGCCAAATTATTCGGACAGAATAACAGTATTGACACCATCCTTGTCAGGATGATAATATGAATCCAATAGAATTCATAGTAATCGGGTAGGAATTATAGTAAATAAGTATGGAACGCAGGAGGACTTATCGTTATGGAGAAACAATTATTGCTGCGACATGAAGGTCTTGAGCTTACCGCTACGCTTCATTATCCGAGCGATCATGCGTCGGACAATGCGAAGAAGCAGGCTATTATTATATGCCATGGTTTTATCGGAAGCCGCGTAGGGGTAGACCGGTTGTTCGTGAAGACGGCTAGAGCGCTTGCGGCGCAAGGCTCTTACGTGATCCGGTTTGATTACGGCGGCTGCGGCGAGAGCAACGGGGATTACGGGGCACTGGGCTTTGAAAGCATGATTGATCAGACCCGTACGGTAATTGATTATATTGCAGGCATGGATTGCGTGGACCCAAGACGAATTGTTCTGCTTGGCCATAGCCTTGGCGGCGCGGTTGCGCTTATGACGGCGGTTAGGGATAAACGCGTGAAGCGTCTTGTTTTGTGGTCGCCGGTTGCGTATCCGTTTAATGATATTGTACGGATTGTCGGACGCGCAGGCTATGACGAGTCGGTCCAGAAGGGCAGTACGGATTATGCGGGCTTTACGCTGCAGCCGGTGTTCTTTGAATCTCTGCTTCAGCATCAGCCGTTCCAAGCGGCGACGCGCTTTGGCGGAGAAGTGCTGCTTGTTCACGGCACAAGCGATGATCTGATTCCGGTCGATTACAGCTTCCTGTACCAGAAGGTATTCTGGACGCGCAGCGACGGGTTATGCGACAAGGAGATTATTTTCCAAGCGAACCATACGTACTCCAGCCGGCACCATCAGGAGGAAGCGATCCGCGTAACCTCCGAATGGCTGGAAGGGCTTGATAAGAAGCAGCAGGAATGGCATAACTGGAGTATTTAGGAAGACATGTCCCGCTTTTTGTGTTTAAATGGTAGTAATCATTTTTTTGAACGCTATCATTCTCTACTAAAAGGCGGGAAACTTATGGGCAGTCGTTTTCGCAAGGCATGGTTGATCAGCTTGATTATTCTACTTATTTTCGTATCCGCTTGCGGCAGCGGTTCAGGGGAAAATACGGGAGGAGCAACATCTTCTCCAGCGGCATCTGATGCGACGGAGGCTACGCCATCGGCTGAACCAACGCCGGAGCTTGCCTTCACGGCTCCTCTTACGGGGCTGAAGCGCGACAGCGAAGCAGAAGCGCGGCCAGTTGCGGTTATGATCAACAATTTGAAGCCGGCGCGTCCGCAATCCGGGCTGACCAATGCCGATGTAGTCTGGGAAGTGCTCGCAGAGGGCGGCATTACGAGGCTGGTGGCAATCTTCCAAAGCACGGACAAGGGTACCGATGCGGTTGGACCGATCCGCAGCATCCGCCCGTACCTGATTGATATCGGGGAGAGCTACGGTGCTATTCTGGCTCATTCAGGGGCCAGCAATGACGCCTATGATATTTTGCAGCATCAGGACAAGCCTTATTTGGACGAAATCTCAAACGCTGGCCCTTACTTTTGGCGAAGCAAGGACCGCAAGGCGCCCCATAATCTGTACTCCGAGCTGGATAAGCTTCGGGCAGGTGCGGAGAAGAAAGGGTACCGCAGCGATGTTTCGGTTCCGGCTTATACCTTTGCGGAAGAAGGAGCAACCGCATCGGGCGCGGCGGCGTCCTCGATTCAGATCAAGTTTTTGCTCAAGGACTACAAGGTCTCTTATGAGTACGATGCGGCAAGCGGCTTATATAAGCGACTCATCAATGATGAACCGCATACCGATCTGAATAACGGCGAGCAGCTGACCGCTGCCAACGTGGTTGTGCTTGGCGCCAATCACAAAACGCTGGATGATGTCGGACGGCTTTCGGTTGATTTGCATGCGGGAGGCTCGGCGTTATTGTTCCAGAAGGGGAAGGTCGTCGAATGCGAATGGGTTCGCGCAAGCGACAATATGGTAAGGCTGATGAAGGATGGCGCCGAGCTTCCGTTTGTACCGGGGAAAACGTTCTTCCAGGTCGTGCCGAATACGCCAACTTTCGCTGAGCATGTGATTTATGGGTAAAAAAAAGGCAAGTCGGACACACTCTAACTAGGTGTAGAGGGTGGCCGCAAAAAAGAGTTAGAAGCGGTGCGTTCCTTTGCGGGACGCATCTTTTTATATTTTTTTTGCAAAAACGAAAACTTTTCATAAATCCTTTACATTCCCTTAACAAATATAAAGTAAACTGTGTTAAGATATTGTGGGCTCATTTCGAAATGATGCCTAACCATCCAGTCGGGTAAAGGGGATTACGATGTTTAAGAAAAAGGATATTTTCTTTAAAACGTTTGAGGAAATGGCGGATACACTGGTTGACGCAATTGAATATTTCGCAAACGGTGTTTCAGACCTGTCGGATGTCACTCAGTTCGCTAAGACCATGAAAGAGCATGAGAGCAGAGGCGACCAGTACGTTCATACGATTTTGAAAGAACTGAACAAAACGTTCATTACCCCCATTGAGCGGGAAGATATAATGGCTTTAACGAGTTCGCTTGACGATGTGCTTGACGGCATTGAAGCATGCGCATCGCGTTTTGAAATGTACAATATCCAGGAAAAAGACGAGTACATAACGCTGTTTGGCGATATACTGCTTCGTTCCGCAAACCAGATTAAGAAAGCGATCTATCTCCTTACCGACAAAAAACTGCTGGCGATCCGCGAGCCTAACATTGCGCTTAACGAGCTGGAGAACCAGGCGGATGACCTGCTCCGTGTCAGCATCAAGAGCCTGTTCACGAATGTGACTGACCCTATTGAACTGATGAAACGCAAAGAAATCTACGAAATGTTGGAGCAAACGACCGACTACTGCGAAGACGTAGCGAATACGCTGGAATCGATCATTATGCGCAACAGCTAAGCTTACACGGA
This region of Paenibacillus sp. JDR-2 genomic DNA includes:
- the purH gene encoding bifunctional phosphoribosylaminoimidazolecarboxamide formyltransferase/IMP cyclohydrolase; the encoded protein is MAIRRALISVSDKTGIVEFSRELAAQGVQIISTGGTFNLLEKEGIPVIGISDVTGFPEILDGRVKTLHPAVHSGLLAIRDNEEHQKVMQELGLDYIDLVVVNLYPFKQTIANPNVEYEDAIENIDIGGPTMLRSAAKNHAFVTVVVDANDYAAVIEEIKAGGDTTLETRKRLTAKVFRHTAAYDALIADYLTKQVGEELPESYTVTYEKVQDLRYGENPHQKAAFYSKPLAPVGNITTAEQLHGKELSYNNINDANAALAIVKEFDEPACVAVKHMNPCGVGIGADIHEAYQKAYAADPTSIFGGIVAANRTIGVETAELLSQIFLEIIIAPDFTPEALEVLTKKKNIRLLKLGELAGSAAERKSDWLSTTVDGGLLVQESDVRSLTEADLQFVTNRKPTEEELKQLLFGWKVVKHVKSNAILLAKNNMTIGVGAGQMNRVGAARIAIEQAGDKAAGAVLASDAFFPMGDTVELAAKHGITAIIQTGGSIKDEESIAAANAHNIAMVMTGVRHFKH
- the purM gene encoding phosphoribosylformylglycinamidine cyclo-ligase, whose product is MSEAYKKAGVDIAAGNEAVERMKKHVKKTFRPEVLTDLGGFGGLFGLNKDKYEEPVLVSGTDGVGTKLKLAFLMDKHDTIGVDAVAMCVNDIIVQGAEPLFFLDYLACGKVVPEKIEAVVKGISDGCVQAGCALIGGETAEMPGMYQGDEYDIAGFTVGVVDKKKIIDGTTIAPGDVVLGFASSGIHSNGYSLVRRLLLEECGYALDQRLPELNDEVLGDVLIEPTRIYVKSALKLIEQVNVKGMAHITGGGFIENIPRVLPEGVNVNVEYGSWPILPIFQLMQEKGAITNRDMFTTFNMGIGLIVVVPAEQAEEALKAAAELGEAAYRIGTVTEGNRVVTFTGADV
- the purQ gene encoding phosphoribosylformylglycinamidine synthase subunit PurQ, which encodes MKFAVLVFPGSNCDIDCFKAVEDTIGQEVDYVWHTATDLSGYDAILVPGGFSYGDYLRCGAMASYAPVMNEVVKAAEQGKFILGICNGFQILTEANLLPGALIRNTGLKFRCQQQLLEVVNNGTAFTNQYSQGEIIDIPIAHGEGNYYCDDATLAELKANNQIVFRYAGDTNPNGSVENIAGISNKKGNVVGMMPHPERAVDQILGSEDGKRMFTSILNAWREQHGAAING
- the purL gene encoding phosphoribosylformylglycinamidine synthase subunit PurL gives rise to the protein MAQQLTAKEPTAEQIVEQKIYQQFGVSDYEFELICGFLGRTPNYTEIGVFSVMWSEHCAYKNSKPILKKFPITGPRVLMGPGEGAGIVDIGDNQAVVFKIESHNHPSAVEPYQGAATGVGGIIRDIFSMGARPVALLNSLRFGKLENDRVKYLFENVVSGIAGYGNCIGIPTIAGEVMFDESYEGNPLVNAMCVGLIDHDKIQRGVAKGVGNPVFYVGPATGRDGIHGATFASVELTEESEEKRTAVQVGDPFMEKLVMESTLELINSGIVLGIQDMGAAGLTCSSAEMASKAGNGLELYLDEVPQRETGMTPYEMMLSESQERMLFVVEPQHEAQAQEIFDRWGVICKKVGKVTDDGRLRLFHQGEQVADMPVKALVDECPVYEKPSQEPAYYRTNATLDTAAFTEVTDLTGALEKVLASPTVASKEWVYNQYDYMVRTSTAVQPGSDAAVVTIRGTRKGLAMTTDCNGRYVYLDPEVGGRIAVAEAARNIVCSGAEPLAITDNLNFGSPEKPEVFWQIEKAADGMSEACRVLDTPVIGGNVSLYNENAKGAIYPTPVIGMVGLVHDVDHITTQGFKKEGDVIILVGDTKAEFGGSELLYVLNGAAEGRPPAIDLATEKNMLGAVLTAIQGGLVASAHDLSEGGLAVALAESAISGGIGAEVNVTTDLRPDHMLFSESQSRILLSATPEKAAALQAHLTEQGVVNAAIGTVKGSSLTINVNGKSGVHAPVQQLEKVWKDAIPCLMK
- the purF gene encoding amidophosphoribosyltransferase, with the protein product MSDEIKQHKLWTGNHYNEGIGRDDMFDKLREECGVFGVFNVPNASSLSYYGLHALQHRGEESAGICTVDTEAGNRFSYHRGMGLVKEVFDKERIQSLAGDRSIGHVRYSTAGESKLANAQPLIFRYRDGDLAVATNGNIVNAPEIRKELESQGSIFQTSSDTEVIAHLIARSSKSFEEAAKDALQRIIGGFAFLIMTNDKLLVASDPNGLRPLVMGRIGDGYVFSSESCAFESIGAEYVRDVQPGELLYLDADGMREDRYAEVERRATCAMEYIYFARPDSDINTINIHSARKRMGKQLAMESFVDADIVIGVPDSSISASIGYAEQTGIPYELGLIKNKYTGRTFIQPSQELREQGVKMKLSAVRKVVEGRRVVMIDDSIVRGTTSRRIVNMLREAGATEVHVRITSPPFKNPCYYGIDTPDRKELVASSRTVQEMCEMINADSLYFLSHEGFIDSVGGNDGAYNRGMCLACFDNDYPTPVDEESDKSCSC
- a CDS encoding alpha/beta hydrolase; this translates as MEKQLLLRHEGLELTATLHYPSDHASDNAKKQAIIICHGFIGSRVGVDRLFVKTARALAAQGSYVIRFDYGGCGESNGDYGALGFESMIDQTRTVIDYIAGMDCVDPRRIVLLGHSLGGAVALMTAVRDKRVKRLVLWSPVAYPFNDIVRIVGRAGYDESVQKGSTDYAGFTLQPVFFESLLQHQPFQAATRFGGEVLLVHGTSDDLIPVDYSFLYQKVFWTRSDGLCDKEIIFQANHTYSSRHHQEEAIRVTSEWLEGLDKKQQEWHNWSI
- the purD gene encoding phosphoribosylamine--glycine ligase; translated protein: MRILVVGGGGREHAVVWALKKSEKVKEVFCAPGNAGIAQIADCVPIAVNQFDELVKFAKDAAIDLVFIGPDDPLAAGIVDAFEAHNIPVYGPNKAAAEIEGSKIFMKDLLRKYDIPTAKYETFTDYETALTYLREQSVPIVIKADGLAAGKGVTVAYSMEEAEKALKEAMVDKVFGEAGNQIVIEEFLEGQEMSILAFVDGETVKAMVPAQDHKPVFDNDKGPNTGGMGTYTPLPHIDQAIIEESIENIIKPTAKAMVSEGRPFRGVLFAGLMITKDGPKTIEFNARMGDPETQVVLPRLKTELVDVVLASLNGRLDQLELEWSDEAAVCVIVASEGYPASYPKGREITGLDAAEAQGALVFHAGTAEKDGKIVTSGGRVLGVVGRGRDIAEARARAYEAVSVIHFDGMHSRTDIAAKALKG
- the purN gene encoding phosphoribosylglycinamide formyltransferase, yielding MGTLRIAVFASGQGTNFQALTDAVQQGRLDASIELLVCDKPSAPVVERARKAGVDTFAFVPKEYASRQAYETEILEELRRSGIELVVLAGYMRIITSVLVEPYYGRMINIHPALLPSFPGVNGIGQALEYGVKVTGVTVHYVDGGMDSGPIIAQSVVEVQNGETEDTLGERIHAAEQQLLPQVVQWIAEGRVTLEERIVTVKA